In Octopus sinensis unplaced genomic scaffold, ASM634580v1 Contig03506, whole genome shotgun sequence, the DNA window cacagcagtcaaaaaatcgtaaaaaatagggattttcatagaaaaaagcacctttttgatgtaaataatttttggtcttaacatggtccgatttgaattttttcttctacggaatgaagagcaagccttcttctaccatactctcaattttggtgaacttgcgctgcagggtctcggaggagatagtgttagttgaaggctactaaacctgccacacacacacacacacacacacacagacaatttcagctttatatatatagattctgcATGGTTGATACATAACGAGGTCTCGGTCATCGTACCGCTTGTTACTTTTGATTACCAGTACTGATATAACAATCAAACAACTCTGAAATAACAGCCAGTCGTGTAGAGAGATGATAGACTAGATAAAGCAACGCAGTTCTAATACAAATAAGGAGACAGGATGTTCATGGTTAAAAGGTATTTTATTATAAGTACACTAcataacaagaaaataaatgtttatactGTGTTACTGTGTAGGTTTCTGATCCGTTATGTGATCTGCAGCGTTACTTTCTCCTGTGGTACTCGAACTTTGCGAAATCGTGCTTAGAACTAGACTTCGGCGCTCAACAGGAGAATGGTAGAAGGTTTACAAACGACAGGCTGCATGACTCACAGCCACATAATTCTGAATgaattttaaagtatatataaaagcattataATGAAACGAAATAACAATTTCTCGTAACAAAACCCCAAACTGGAAAGTAGGAATTTCAAggtgttgatttatatatatatatatatatatatatatatatatatattatatatatgtgtgtgtgttgtgtgtgtgtgtgtatatatatgcatgtactatatatgtatgtatatatatatacatatatatatctatatatatatctatctatatatatatatctatatatatatatatatatatatatatatatataatatattatatatatatatttgggtgtgtgtgttataataataatattagggagtattactccaaacttacaggtgAAACTTCAATTTagactaaatcaaatttcacaatataaatatataatatatataaattagagaaaaaccactgttatgtaattcaaacaatgatagacataaaccatatcatatagaaaaaataaaatatattataaaacatataactagatcacaaaagtacaaaaaaggaataaacaatatataataagtaaaaagactacgtacaTTTCGTGGCTATAACTATAATTCGACTTacaatcaaaattaaatttaatcgaaaaacaattcaatttaaaagtatagtcactccttAGGgcatcaataataaaaataatggttaaataaataataaaatagaattaaacaaattttctgaatataataattttaaaaaaaaatattgttgtattgtatacgtgtatatttatatatatatatcttcatatacatgtatatatatatatatatatataatatatatatatatatatatatatatatatatatatatatatatatatatatatatatgtatatataatatatatatacatacatatatatatatatatacatatatacacacacaaatataggtatatatattcatatgaatatatatatatatatataccacacatatatacagatatatatatgtataatacatatatatgtgtgtgtgcataaagacgtgtatatatatacatatatatatatatatataatatatatatatatatagatacatatgtgtgaatacacaccacacacacacacacacatatatatatatatatatatatatatatatatatatatacatgcatacatacacatatattcatgtacacatagtcactcaaatacatatacatgaataagtTGAGAGATTGAAGTTAACGTATGAAAAAGGAAGGTTTTACTTGTAAAAGTGTAGTTCTTTTGTTAACATGCTTACTATGCAAGGAActtgtttcatttcattaatctctGAATGTCTAGTCTTAGACTCATATTCATAGGCAACCATGCGATTTACCGAAAGCATTAATTGTTGCAGTTCAAGTCGGTCTCCGTCTTTTTCCAAAATGTGAGCCAACGACTGAATAAACCACGTTCCGTTAGTAGAATTTTCATAGGAGTAAAATCCAGGGACAGTGGAATAAGCCAGAAGAACGTCTGCCCAAAGTGGTATTTTCTGAGATGTAATATTATGATATTTGACTCTAACATCACCAGCATCGTGCATAACTGCACCACTGTCCAGTTTTGTTCCCCGACAGGCTTGTATGAAGAATAGTTTTGGCTTACCTATTAAATCTGGGCATGAATCAGGAAGCAACATCTCCACTAAATCGTCAAGATTTATTAAGTCATCAGTGCCATATATCTGGTTATCGTCTTCACCGTGAGACAATATAACACAAACGAAGCAATTATGGTTTCCATGGTCCAATGCGGATATATCATAAAAGATTTGCTTCATGCTTTTCACTGATAAATTCTTGCGTTCAATCACCTTAAAATGCAATGACTCCAATGTGTGTTTAATTGCTGATGCATCTCTCTCTGATCCTTGTCGTTTAGACATTTTAGTCGATTCCTCAAACTCTacgttatttattattaaagcCAGATTGACTCTATTACGATCCATGTTATATCTGGTATTTACAAATTCGCTACATGCACCAGCAAACTCCATTTCCTCGTCCTGAAACGGGAAATCGGGATCTTTCTCCTTAAAAAATACACCTTCTagagtttttgtatatgtgtagtcCATCGTTGATtggaatatgtatgaatgttcgaAAATGAATCAGAGAAACAATAAAGCGTGGATTGTTATGAAAACTGACGTAAAAATTTCACAGCAGTTAAGGAACAGAAGAAGACGATAATTTAGCGCCGTTTTCGTCGTTGTTCAGCACTTAAATTGAATTCTTAATAAATTTCCAAATGGTGTGAATAACGGAAGCGATTATTCAATAGATATTAATAAATGTAGGTTAATAATCAATAAAGTAAAGTATCCATTTTTGTTAAACGTACTCCTGGGTTTAATCAATATATAACTGCTAATATACCTTAATAAAAAGTCCAGACATAGCTTGATTACAAAATAGATACTCCACTGAAACACAATTTCCCCGAATATGTACGTGATGCTACAATGGTCAGTCAACACAAGACTGCTTCTGCGTCTAATCAATATGTAGAATATGCTATGTGTCTttcgataaatatatacatttttgttgcGAGTAACACTGGCGTTTGAAACTGTTAAATTTCTCTCTGTTTACAAGACATATACTTGCTAAATCCTTCAATCCGAGCTGCAGTcgttcttttaaatttgtttttgtgtcCGTTAGTGTGAGATCGAGATTCCGTTTGCTTGTGGactttgttttgtgtgtctgtgttgggtgtgagtgtgtgtgtgtgtgtgtgtgttttatgcatatgtatgtgtataattttacGTCTCTACTTTTGTTTGTTCAGTTTGTCTTTTGTAGTTGAAAGTTCAGTTCATTTTCTTatcttatcttttacatgttgtAAAATGCAAATGAACCAGTAAACTCTGGAGGAGGGGAAACTAGAACAACAAACATAGTAGGAGTGAGTTACGGTCAGAGGTGTTAGATGCGAGGAAACTAATGAAATGTTTCAATCTGAAGTCGttgatattttaatcaaaatgaaactaaattttATCGTTAATTACATTTATCTTATcagattaacacacacatacatgcacatacatacatacatacatacatacatacatacatacatacatacatacacacatacatacatacatacatacatacatacatacatacatacatacataatacacacatacatacatacatacatacacacatacatacatacatgcatacatacatatatatacatacacacatacatacatacatacatacataatacacacatacttcatacatacaaacatacatacatatatatacatacacacatacatatacatacatacatacacacatacatacatacatacatacatacatacatacatacaacacacatacatacatacaaatacatacatacatacatacaaacatacatacacacatacatacatacatacatacacacatacatacatgccatacatacatacatacacacatacatacaaacatacatacataatacatacatacatacatacatacataatatatatatatatatacatacatacacacacacgcacacatatatactacgcaGGGAGTACATACTGTAtgccttgcttaccaaccacatggttccgggttcagtcgccaCTGCGTTGGCACCTTTgtccagtgtcttctactatagctcgggccgaccaaagccttgtgagtggatttgggagacggaaactgaaagaagccgtcgtatttatgtatatatatacacttgcccaaggtgccacgcagtgggactgaacccggaaccatgtggttggtaaacaagctacttaccacacagccactcctgcgccgtggaggcacgtggcttagtggatagggtgtcagcatcatgatcgtaagattgtggtttcgattcctggaccgggcgacgcgttactggcaaaaatgagtaacgctgcaatggactggcatcccgtccagctggggaacatatacgccattgaaaccgggaaaaccgggtttatgagcctggctaggctttaaaagggctcatttattttatttcatatatataggagtggctgtgtggtaagtagcttgctaaccaaccacatggttccgggttcagtcccactgcgtggcatcttgggcaagtgtcttctgctatagccccgggccgaccaatgccttatgagtggatttggtagacggaaactgaaagaagcctgtcgtatatatgtatatatgtatatatgtatgtgtgtgtgtgtttgtgtgtctgtgtttgtccccttagcattgcttgacaactgatggtggtgtgtttacgtccccgtaacttagcggttcggcaaaagagaccgatagaataagtactgggcttacaaagaataagtcccggggtcgatttgctcgactaaaggcggtgctccagcatggccgcagtcaaaatgactgaaacaagtaaaagagtaaaagagtatataacagTATTAACAAAATAGGAGATATaatgtgtaatagactttatATGAGTATAACACATGTTTCGACCCGTTCTGGGTCTCCTCGGGTGCATCAATAAaaagtctcactagagatttcTTGAGTCGGCTTACGGACTgctatatgtccatcaaattcGAGACTGAGTAGAATCAGAGAAAAATTACTGAAACGCAAATTTCAAATATGAACTTGGGAAGTGTACATTCTAGTATAGAGAAAATGACGTAATCAGCTTTCGCTGTTGTACCGCTTTGAAATTTAGGTCGAATATTTCGCCCCCTGCACTTATTTTTTAGgctcggtacttattttatcggggtctattgtcgaatcgctaagttacggggactcaAACACagcatcaccggttgtcaagcgaaaaTGATGGGACAAAAACAgatcagacagacacacacacacacacataagacgggcttctttcagttttcatctaccaaatgcactgacAGGGTTTTGGTTGCCCCGAGGTTATAGGAGAAGAtgcttacctaaggtgccacgcagagggactgaacccggaaccacgtatatatattatatatacattatactctctattataaattcattatgctctatattaaattatattatttcatataaatgttttatatatattgggttgt includes these proteins:
- the LOC115227469 gene encoding caspase-3-like translates to MDYTYTKTLEGVFFKEKDPDFPFQDEEMEFAGACSEFVNTRYNMDRNRVNLALIINNVEFEESTKMSKRQGSERDASAIKHTLESLHFKVIERKNLSVKSMKQIFYDISALDHGNHNCFVCVILSHGEDDNQIYGTDDLINLDDLVEMLLPDSCPDLIGKPKLFFIQACRGTKLDSGAVMHDAGDVRVKYHNITSQKIPLWADVLLAYSTVPGFYSYENSTNGTWFIQSLAHILEKDGDRLELQQLMLSVNRMVAYEYESKTRHSEINEMKQVPCIVSMLTKELHFYK